A region of Pseudomonas cavernicola DNA encodes the following proteins:
- a CDS encoding OprD family porin: MSPLNNKPPLAHAVALATLGASLTLPNLAHAEFIKDSKASLELRNFYMNRDFRQEGGNKGQAKAEEWAQGFLLRMESGYTEGTIGVGVDAQGLAGFKLDSGGGTAGTGLLEPDRSGGSQDNYSELGLTAKLRASKSTLKVGTLMPKLPVLQANDSRLLPQTFQGGQLNSLEIDGLTLDAGQLQQVNYRDSSDYEDMTINGGGRRNIVFQKGLTSDEFNFASASYKWTDKLTTAYSYGNLDQFYKQHIVNLVHVLPIADKQSLKSDLRYARSTDDGSSNVDNKAFGAMFTYGLGGHAFGLGYQSMSGDTGYAYVNATDPFLVNYVQIGDFANKDEKSWQLRYDYNFAAIGIPGLTFMTRYLSGDDVDRGAALSDGKEWERNMDIAYVFQDGPLKNLGVKWRNATTRANFGNDLDENRLIVSYSLPLW, from the coding sequence ATGAGCCCCCTCAATAATAAGCCCCCCCTCGCCCATGCCGTGGCGCTTGCCACCCTGGGCGCCAGCCTCACCCTGCCGAACCTGGCACACGCTGAATTTATCAAAGACAGCAAAGCCAGCCTGGAGCTGCGCAACTTCTACATGAACCGCGATTTCCGCCAGGAAGGCGGCAACAAGGGCCAAGCCAAAGCAGAAGAATGGGCCCAGGGTTTCCTGCTGCGCATGGAGTCCGGCTACACCGAGGGCACCATCGGCGTGGGCGTCGATGCCCAAGGGCTGGCCGGTTTTAAACTCGACTCGGGGGGCGGTACCGCCGGTACTGGCCTGCTGGAACCCGACCGTTCCGGCGGCTCGCAAGACAACTATTCAGAACTTGGCCTGACCGCCAAACTACGCGCCTCGAAAAGCACCCTGAAAGTCGGCACCTTGATGCCCAAGTTGCCGGTACTGCAAGCCAACGACTCACGCCTGCTGCCGCAAACCTTCCAGGGCGGCCAGCTGAACTCGCTGGAAATCGACGGCCTGACCCTCGATGCCGGCCAGCTGCAACAGGTCAACTATCGTGACTCCTCGGACTACGAGGACATGACCATCAACGGTGGTGGCCGCCGCAACATCGTCTTCCAAAAAGGCCTGACCAGCGACGAGTTCAACTTCGCCAGCGCCAGCTACAAGTGGACTGACAAGCTGACCACCGCTTACAGCTATGGCAACCTGGATCAGTTCTACAAACAGCACATCGTCAACCTGGTGCATGTGCTGCCGATTGCCGACAAGCAATCGCTGAAGAGCGACCTGCGTTACGCCCGCTCCACCGATGACGGCAGCAGCAACGTCGACAACAAGGCCTTCGGCGCCATGTTCACCTACGGCCTCGGTGGCCATGCCTTCGGCTTGGGCTATCAGTCGATGAGCGGCGACACCGGCTACGCCTATGTCAACGCGACCGATCCCTTCCTGGTCAACTATGTGCAGATCGGCGACTTCGCCAACAAGGACGAGAAGTCCTGGCAGCTTCGCTACGACTACAACTTCGCCGCCATCGGTATTCCAGGCCTGACCTTTATGACCCGCTATCTGTCCGGCGACGACGTCGACCGCGGCGCCGCCCTCTCCGACGGTAAGGAGTGGGAACGCAACATGGACATCGCTTACGTCTTCCAGGATGGCCCGCTGAAGAACCTCGGGGTGAAATGGCGTAACGCGACCACCCGTGCCAACTTCGGCAACGACCTGGATGAGAACCGCTTGATCGTCAGCTACAGCCTGCCGCTCTGGTAG
- a CDS encoding YgdI/YgdR family lipoprotein has translation MTQRIIPAFLLALGLITLAGCSSPSVITLNDGREIQSVDQPEFDEQDGFYEFEQLDGKRVKVNKDQVRSVKEL, from the coding sequence ATGACTCAACGAATCATTCCCGCATTCCTGCTAGCCCTGGGGCTCATCACTCTAGCCGGCTGCTCTTCGCCCTCGGTGATCACCCTGAACGATGGCCGCGAGATTCAATCCGTGGATCAGCCAGAGTTCGACGAACAGGATGGCTTCTACGAATTCGAACAACTGGATGGTAAACGCGTCAAGGTCAACAAGGACCAAGTCCGTAGCGTCAAAGAACTCTAA
- a CDS encoding glutaredoxin family protein, whose product MLPECQLFGTLGCHLCEVAETLLMPFVEHGLLVELVDIVEHEEWVELYALRIPVLRRCDTGAELNWPFDAEQVVVFLR is encoded by the coding sequence ATGCTTCCCGAATGCCAACTGTTCGGCACCCTTGGCTGTCATCTCTGTGAAGTCGCTGAAACGTTGCTGATGCCCTTTGTCGAGCACGGTCTGCTGGTCGAGCTGGTTGATATCGTCGAGCATGAAGAGTGGGTCGAGCTCTATGCCTTGCGCATCCCCGTATTGCGCCGTTGCGATACCGGGGCCGAACTCAACTGGCCGTTTGATGCGGAACAGGTGGTGGTCTTTTTACGCTGA
- a CDS encoding TetR/AcrR family transcriptional regulator, with amino-acid sequence MASNKRDQLVSTALELFYREGYHATGIDRILAESGVAKMTLYKHFKSKDELILAVLDSQHQQLSQRMQLAQESLPPREAILRTYDGLHLWLSEKGFCGCLFAHAAAEFSNREHPIHQQAALHKRFVCGYFLAALQRLGATEPERLARQLQFLFEGALSMAHLHGPADQALEAKAAAEQLLKAAGV; translated from the coding sequence ATGGCATCAAATAAACGCGATCAGTTGGTCAGTACCGCGCTAGAGTTGTTCTATCGCGAGGGTTATCACGCCACTGGCATCGACCGCATCCTGGCCGAGTCGGGGGTGGCGAAAATGACCCTGTACAAGCACTTCAAGTCGAAAGATGAACTGATCCTCGCGGTCTTGGACTCACAGCATCAGCAGCTCAGCCAACGCATGCAGCTCGCGCAGGAGAGTCTGCCGCCACGCGAGGCGATCCTGCGTACGTATGACGGTTTGCACCTGTGGTTGAGCGAGAAGGGTTTTTGCGGTTGTCTGTTTGCCCATGCCGCCGCCGAGTTTTCCAACCGGGAGCACCCGATTCACCAGCAGGCGGCGCTGCACAAGCGTTTTGTCTGCGGTTACTTCCTCGCGGCGTTGCAACGTCTGGGCGCTACTGAGCCGGAGCGCTTGGCGCGGCAGTTGCAGTTTCTCTTTGAGGGCGCCTTAAGCATGGCCCATCTGCATGGCCCGGCCGATCAGGCGCTGGAGGCCAAGGCGGCGGCGGAGCAACTGCTCAAGGCCGCTGGCGTTTAA
- a CDS encoding ammonium transporter: MENLNSAVETLIHGSNTLFILLGAVMVLAMHAGFAFLEVGTVRQKNQVNALSKIISDFAVSTLAYFFIGYWVAYGVTFLVPATALTADHGYALVKFFFLLTFAAAIPAIISGGIAERAKFGPQLCATVLIVAFIYPFFEGLVWNGNFGLQAWLAARFGASFHDFAGSVVVHAMGGWLAFGAVTLLGRRDGRYRDGRLVAFAPSSIPFLALGSWILIVGWFGFNVMSAQTLTGVSGLVAVNSLMAMVGGTVAALFVGRNDPGFLHNGPLAGLVAICAGSDLMHPVGALMTGLIAGGLFVWAFTATQVKWRIDDVLGVWPLHGLCGVWGGIACGVFGQEVLGGLGGVSLLSQLIGTGLGVLVALAGGFLVYGVLKALTGIRLSQEEEYYGADLSIHKIGAVSQD; encoded by the coding sequence ATGGAAAACCTCAATAGTGCCGTGGAAACCCTGATTCACGGCTCCAATACTCTGTTCATCTTGCTCGGCGCCGTGATGGTATTGGCCATGCACGCCGGCTTCGCCTTTCTTGAGGTCGGTACGGTACGCCAGAAAAACCAAGTCAACGCGCTGTCGAAGATCATCTCCGACTTTGCCGTGTCGACCTTGGCCTACTTCTTTATAGGCTATTGGGTGGCTTACGGGGTGACTTTCCTGGTACCGGCGACGGCGCTGACTGCGGACCACGGCTATGCGTTGGTGAAGTTCTTCTTCCTGCTGACCTTTGCTGCGGCGATTCCGGCGATCATCTCCGGGGGCATTGCCGAGCGCGCCAAGTTCGGCCCGCAATTGTGCGCGACGGTGCTGATCGTGGCTTTCATCTATCCCTTCTTCGAGGGCCTGGTGTGGAACGGTAATTTTGGCCTGCAAGCCTGGCTGGCCGCGCGCTTTGGCGCGAGCTTCCATGACTTCGCAGGTTCCGTGGTGGTGCATGCGATGGGTGGTTGGCTGGCCTTCGGCGCGGTGACGCTGCTCGGCCGCCGGGATGGTCGTTACCGTGATGGCCGCCTGGTGGCTTTCGCGCCGTCGAGCATTCCATTCCTGGCGCTGGGTTCGTGGATTCTGATTGTCGGCTGGTTCGGCTTCAACGTGATGAGTGCGCAAACCCTGACGGGTGTCAGTGGTCTGGTGGCGGTCAACTCGCTGATGGCGATGGTCGGTGGCACCGTGGCGGCGCTGTTTGTGGGGCGCAATGACCCGGGCTTTCTGCATAACGGTCCTTTGGCTGGTCTGGTGGCGATCTGTGCCGGTTCCGATCTTATGCACCCGGTTGGTGCGCTGATGACCGGGTTGATCGCCGGCGGCTTGTTCGTCTGGGCGTTTACGGCGACTCAGGTGAAGTGGCGAATCGACGATGTGCTCGGGGTCTGGCCGCTGCATGGTCTGTGCGGCGTCTGGGGTGGCATTGCCTGCGGTGTGTTTGGCCAGGAAGTACTGGGCGGTCTGGGTGGCGTTAGTTTGCTCAGCCAACTGATCGGTACCGGGCTCGGGGTCTTGGTGGCACTGGCCGGCGGTTTTCTGGTGTACGGCGTGCTCAAGGCGCTGACCGGCATCCGTTTAAGCCAGGAGGAGGAGTACTACGGCGCCGACTTGTCGATCCACAAGATCGGTGCGGTCAGCCAGGACTGA
- a CDS encoding MBL fold metallo-hydrolase, with the protein MRLLSLALVTLLSLTSLPGAAAGLRFSLVKTAETETLDAFTVEGGKWTEKVTLNHVAVLIEHHAATLLFDTGLGRQIDSQFAEMPLWDKPLLQYGPVVPARDQLDKDGIRIDRILLSHAHWDHASGLADFPEVPVWAPYEEIEFSQISTPPAVLPSQFKHPVKWLPFTFQSAAFMGFPASLDMFGDGSVVLVPLTGHTPGSVGLFLTLEDGRRFFFTGDTSWRLEGFTGPHEKFWISRNMVDNDRKATRKVLEQVHQLMAKEPNLTVVPAHDAKVQQKLGFYPHWIE; encoded by the coding sequence ATGCGTCTATTGAGCCTTGCACTAGTCACCCTGCTGAGCCTGACTAGCTTGCCCGGTGCCGCCGCTGGCCTGCGTTTCAGCCTGGTGAAAACCGCCGAAACCGAAACCCTCGACGCCTTCACGGTTGAAGGTGGCAAGTGGACCGAGAAAGTCACCCTCAACCATGTCGCGGTGCTGATCGAGCACCACGCCGCCACCCTGCTGTTCGACACCGGTCTTGGGCGTCAGATCGACAGTCAGTTCGCCGAGATGCCACTGTGGGACAAGCCGCTGCTTCAGTACGGCCCCGTCGTGCCGGCGCGTGATCAGTTGGACAAGGACGGCATTCGGATTGACCGCATCCTGCTGTCCCACGCCCACTGGGATCACGCCTCGGGCCTCGCCGATTTTCCGGAAGTGCCGGTGTGGGCGCCCTACGAGGAAATCGAGTTCAGCCAGATCTCGACACCGCCGGCGGTCCTCCCCAGCCAGTTCAAGCACCCAGTGAAATGGCTGCCCTTCACCTTCCAGTCGGCAGCTTTTATGGGCTTCCCCGCTAGCCTGGATATGTTCGGTGATGGCAGCGTGGTGTTGGTGCCGCTAACCGGCCATACGCCGGGATCGGTGGGGCTATTTCTGACCCTGGAAGACGGCCGCCGCTTCTTCTTTACGGGCGATACCAGTTGGCGCCTGGAAGGTTTTACCGGCCCCCATGAAAAGTTCTGGATCAGCCGCAATATGGTCGATAACGACCGCAAAGCCACGCGCAAAGTGTTGGAGCAGGTGCATCAACTGATGGCGAAGGAACCAAACCTCACGGTAGTGCCGGCCCATGACGCCAAGGTGCAGCAAAAGCTGGGTTTCTATCCGCACTGGATCGAATGA
- a CDS encoding pyridoxamine 5'-phosphate oxidase family protein — protein sequence MNSPFHPGEQAIQARAGVREKVEEIGRRVIRSFMPEQHREFFAQQPWLLVGSLASDGQPQASLLWGAPGFIHSPEPTRLQIKALAQSDDPLATNLAPGARLGLLGLELPTRRRNRMNGTVIAADAEGFSVEVAQSFGNCPKYIQARGWQAAPREPGPLEQGEGLDQRWLALVTQADTLFIASQNSDPQAGGVDVSHRGGAPGFVSLGADGRLWLPDYSGNFLFNTLGNLLLEPRCGLLFIDFHSGDLLQLEARAELYWPQQLAALGQTLPAGAERLLALTPGRWRLRRTRLPLAFGAPSASPFLPAQGV from the coding sequence ATGAACAGTCCCTTCCATCCCGGCGAGCAGGCAATCCAGGCCCGGGCCGGCGTGCGCGAAAAGGTCGAGGAAATCGGCAGGCGAGTCATCCGCAGCTTTATGCCGGAACAACACCGCGAGTTCTTCGCCCAGCAGCCCTGGCTGCTAGTCGGCAGCCTGGCGAGCGATGGCCAGCCGCAGGCCTCACTACTGTGGGGCGCCCCCGGCTTTATCCATTCGCCCGAGCCGACCCGCTTGCAGATCAAAGCCCTAGCGCAAAGCGATGACCCACTGGCCACTAATCTGGCCCCGGGCGCGCGCCTGGGTCTGCTCGGTCTGGAGCTGCCAACCCGACGGCGTAACCGGATGAATGGGACTGTCATCGCGGCTGATGCCGAGGGCTTTAGCGTCGAGGTCGCCCAGTCCTTCGGCAACTGTCCGAAGTACATCCAGGCCCGTGGCTGGCAAGCGGCACCCCGCGAACCCGGCCCGCTGGAACAGGGCGAAGGCCTGGATCAACGCTGGCTCGCCCTGGTGACCCAGGCCGACACCTTGTTTATCGCCAGCCAGAACAGCGATCCACAGGCCGGCGGGGTCGATGTATCGCACCGTGGCGGCGCACCGGGCTTCGTCAGCCTGGGCGCGGATGGTCGTTTATGGCTGCCGGACTACAGCGGTAACTTCCTTTTCAACACCCTCGGCAATCTGCTGCTGGAGCCTCGCTGCGGCCTGCTGTTCATCGACTTCCACAGCGGCGACCTGCTGCAACTGGAAGCCCGCGCCGAGCTGTATTGGCCACAGCAGTTGGCGGCACTGGGGCAGACGCTGCCCGCCGGTGCCGAACGCCTGTTGGCGCTTACCCCTGGTCGTTGGCGCTTGCGCCGAACGCGTTTGCCACTGGCCTTCGGCGCTCCCAGCGCCTCGCCGTTTCTTCCCGCTCAAGGAGTCTGA
- a CDS encoding glutathione S-transferase family protein, translated as MRLHDFDLSGNCYKVQLFLSLIGQHAERVSVDLRGGEHKRPAFLAINPRGQVPTLEDGSLSLGDSQAILVYLARRYADEHWYPLDPASQGRVAGWLSFAANEVQHGPGLARLGKLFGAPIDELAVTAKATKTLELLNTHLAEHQWLAQAAEPSIADVAVYPYVALAGDGGLDLTPYAHLHSWFARLRELPGYIGMPGL; from the coding sequence ATGCGCCTTCACGACTTTGACCTGTCCGGCAACTGCTACAAAGTGCAGCTCTTTCTGAGCCTGATCGGCCAACACGCCGAGCGGGTGAGCGTCGATCTACGCGGCGGCGAACACAAACGCCCGGCATTCCTCGCCATCAACCCACGCGGCCAGGTGCCCACGCTGGAAGATGGCTCGCTGAGCCTTGGCGACTCCCAGGCCATTCTGGTTTACCTGGCGCGGCGCTATGCCGATGAACACTGGTACCCGCTCGATCCCGCGAGCCAAGGCCGCGTCGCTGGCTGGCTAAGTTTTGCCGCCAACGAAGTGCAACACGGCCCGGGACTGGCACGCCTGGGCAAACTGTTCGGCGCACCGATCGATGAACTGGCGGTAACCGCCAAAGCCACGAAAACGCTGGAACTGCTCAACACCCACCTGGCTGAACACCAGTGGCTGGCGCAGGCCGCAGAGCCGAGCATCGCCGATGTGGCGGTCTACCCCTACGTAGCGCTGGCGGGTGATGGCGGTCTTGATCTGACGCCCTACGCTCATCTGCATAGCTGGTTCGCCCGCCTGCGCGAGCTACCGGGTTATATCGGCATGCCGGGCCTGTAA